Genomic DNA from Pelosinus sp. UFO1:
TTGGAATGAAAAAAGTAAAGTAATGCACTTGTCCGTTGATCAGGATAAAGCTAGAATGTTAGGCATTGACAGCCAAAGCCTAGCTACTGATTTACAGACACAATTATCAGGTGCATCCATTGCAGAGTTTTATGAGCAGGATAGAACTGTCGGTATTGTTTTCCGTATGGATGATCAAAACCGCAAAGATCTTTCTACGATTAAAGATCTTCCCATTCATATCGGCAGTGGTAAATATGTTCCCCTAGATCAAATTGCAAAAATTAGCTATGATGCAGAAGAAGGATTGATTTGGCGGCGTGATCTCAAACCAACCATAACCGTTCAGGCCGATGTAAGACCTGGAATAACGGGGAATGATGCCACCAAAAAAGTGTACGCAGACCTTGCTGCACTGCGTCAAAGCTTGCCACCTGGTTATAGCATTGATATAGGTGGATCACTAGAACGTAGTCAGCAATCAATGGAATTTCTGCTAAAACCTGTTCCGATCATGATTGTAATCATCATCACATTGCTAATGATCCAATTGCAAAGAATCCCTCTTATGATTCTTGCTGTCCTTACAGCGCCTCTAGGAATTATCGGTGTTAGTATTTCTATGCTCCTTACCATGCGGCCAATGGGCTTTGTGGCGGAGCTTGGGATTCTAGCCTTAAGCGGTATGATTATCCGAAATTCAGTCATTCTAATTGATCAGATTGAGCAGCATATTAAAGCTGGCGAAACACCTTGGGATGCCATCATTGATTCTGCTGTTCTACGCTTCCGCCCCATTATGCTCACGGCTGCGGCTGCCATATTGGGAATGGTTCCTCTCATTCCTAGTACTTTTTGGGGCCCAATGGCAGTAGCCATTGCTGGCGGATTGTTAGGTGCCACTATTTTGACATTATTAGTACTGCCTACCATGTATGCAGCCTGGTTTAAGGTAAAACCGAATGGTGATGAATAACTTTTCCCTTACTAAGTAATATGTCTGTTTATGCTAACCTTAGTCAACTTGTTGACTAAGGTTATTTTTTTTATTTCTCAGCTGTCTTTACAGCTGTATTGACACAAACTTAGATATAGGCTTACAATGAGATAAATAATTGGTTTATCCGATGATTAAACCGCTCTAAGACTCCCATCTTCATCTCGTTAACAGCCTGTAATATCCTGCCCTCTGGTTAGGATAACAGTCTGTAAAACTCGAAGTAAGTTCGCTCTAAGGATTTTCGAATCCAAGGCTCACTTATATAAGTGGGAGTTAAGAGCGGCTAAGTCCCTGGATAAGTGCGACTAAGATTCAGAGGGAGTTAAAACTCCATCTGAATCAGTCTTCTTTATTCGGGATGTGTGAGCAGGCTTTGGCTGAAAGATGCAAAAGGGGATTTTGCAATTCGTAGATAAGGAGTGAAAGCATTGGTAGATTTAACAATGGAGATTCAGCGCTTGAAGCAGGACCGTAATGCAGTGATTTTAGCGCATAATTATCAATTAGAGGAAGTACAAAGGGTTGCAGACTATGTAGGGGATTCTTTGTATTTAAGTAAAGTAGCAGCCAACAGCAAACAAGATGTCATTGTTTTTTGTGGTGTTCGCTTTATGGCGGAAACAGCCAAGATACTATCCCCAACGAAAACTGTATTGTTACCAGAGAAAGATGCTGGTTGTCCTTTGGCAGAAATGATTACAGCGGAAGGTCTGCGTGCCTTAAAGTCTAAGCATCCTGGGGTTCCAGTTGTTTGTTATATAAATTCCTCCGCTGAAGTGAAAGCAGAGAGTGATATATGCTGTACTTCGGCGAATGCAGTTAAGATCGTCGCCTCTTTATCCGATCGTAAGGTTATTTTTGTTCCTGATGAGAATTTGGGTGATTATGTTGCCAAACAAATACCAGACAAGGAGTTAATTCTTTGGAAAGGTCATTGTGTGACTCATGCCAAAGTAAAAGCAGAAGATGTGAAGCAGGTTCGCGAGTTATATCCAGCAGCAAGAATCTTAATTCATCCAGAGTGCAATCCAGCCGTTGTGAAGTTAGCCGACTTTGTTGGCAGTACATCTGAAATTATTCGTTATGCTGAAGAGTCTGAGGAAAGCACATTTGTGATCGGAACAGAAATGGGAGTTGTGTGTACTTTACGAGAGACGCTGCCTAATAAACAGTTTTTCTTGTTGCATCCAGGGCTAGTGTGTCCCAATATGAAAAAAACTAGGTTGGAAAGTGTATATCAAGCATTACATAATCATCAATATGAAATTGATGTGGAGCAAGAACATATTTTATCAGCACAGCGCACCTTGCAAAGAATGTTGGAGGTAGTGTGATGTCAGAGCGGGGCTACGTTATATCAACCAAAACAAATCTTGCTGCATTAGATGATCAGAGTTATGACGTTATCGTCATTGGTGCAGGGATTGCCGGAATGACAGTTGCCTTGTCTTTGGATCCTAAACTTAAGGTGGCCCTTGTTAGTAAGGAATCAACTCAGGAAAGCAGTACTTATAAAGCCCAAGGGG
This window encodes:
- the nadA gene encoding quinolinate synthase NadA, producing the protein MKALVDLTMEIQRLKQDRNAVILAHNYQLEEVQRVADYVGDSLYLSKVAANSKQDVIVFCGVRFMAETAKILSPTKTVLLPEKDAGCPLAEMITAEGLRALKSKHPGVPVVCYINSSAEVKAESDICCTSANAVKIVASLSDRKVIFVPDENLGDYVAKQIPDKELILWKGHCVTHAKVKAEDVKQVRELYPAARILIHPECNPAVVKLADFVGSTSEIIRYAEESEESTFVIGTEMGVVCTLRETLPNKQFFLLHPGLVCPNMKKTRLESVYQALHNHQYEIDVEQEHILSAQRTLQRMLEVV